In one window of Paracoccus saliphilus DNA:
- a CDS encoding sulfatase/phosphatase domain-containing protein has protein sequence MIGERSLRNYVHRPPEELYDLTDDPAEVHNLADDPDYAALLAGFREELETWQQDTLDPWFYRDGISVRAVEHHMDKGLRLPNRFDLDTQDPSS, from the coding sequence ATGATCGGAGAGCGTAGCCTGAGGAACTATGTGCATCGCCCGCCGGAGGAACTCTACGACCTCACCGACGATCCCGCAGAGGTCCACAATCTGGCCGATGATCCGGATTACGCAGCATTGCTCGCTGGATTTCGTGAAGAGCTTGAGACCTGGCAACAGGACACGCTCGATCCGTGGTTCTATAGGGACGGGATTTCCGTGCGGGCCGTGGAACATCACATGGATAAGGGGCTGCGCCTTCCCAATCGATTTGATCTAGACACGCAAGATCCGAGTAGCTGA